The sequence below is a genomic window from Gammaproteobacteria bacterium.
GGACGCATGCGCCATATCGCGGTCAATATCTCAGGCTCATTATATCGTCCTTCAGACAACCCTTACTTATTACAAGAATGTTTTAACCAATTTATTGATAAATTTAATCAAATTAACGACCCCTTTGAACAGTCTTTTTTTGCCCTAGCACATATCTCTTATCTGCAAGCATTTGAAGACATTAATAAAAGAACTTCGCGCTTAGTGGCGAATATTCCGCTAATAAAAATGAATTTAAAGCCATTTTCTTTCATTAAAGTAAAACAAGAAGATTATGTTCAAGCGCTGTTAGCTATTTATGAAAAAAATGACATCGGTTTACTGCGCGATTGGTATTTAAGAGCGTATCAACAATCTGCGCGTTATTATTCTGCTGTACAACAGGAACCTGATATCCTTAAGTTAAGATATCATGTTTTAATCACAAAAATTATTAATGAGCTTGTTTTGAAAAAAACTCCAGGTAATCGTTTACACAGTGAAATCAAAAAATCAATTGCAGCACAAAGACTTCCCATTACAGATAGCGAACAATTATTAGATGCCATTGAAATAGAAATCATTAGCTTACACGAAGACAACATCGCACGATTTAAAATCAAACCCAGTGAGTTTTTACTTTGGAAAAGCCTTTCTAATTAAAGTCGACCTATCCTATTTGTTCGCTATGCTTATCTTTACGCAAACTATTCCATGCTATCACTGGACCTAAAACAAGATAAGCGGCAAACGCATAAAACAATACTTGTGTCGGATCAAGCGCGATCAACATGACTGCTAAAACTGCAAACACCAAGACTGTAAATGGCACATGATGTCTAAAATCTAATACCTTGAAACTATAGTATTTAATGTTACTCACTTCTAAAGCGCCCACTACAATAGTTAGCGCTGCAATGGGTATCGCAATTGACTTCCCTAAGAAGGTTGTATTTTCAAGCACAAACCACGCTGCGCCAACTAAAACAGCCGCAGCAGCAGGACAGGCCAAGCCCACAAAAAAACGTTTATCCGCCTGATCTAACTGCGTGTTAAAACGCGCTAAGCGCAAGGCAGTACATGCAACGTAAAAAAAGGCGCATAACCAACCTACTTTACCCAAACTGCTGAGCGACCAAGTGTACATTAATAATGCAGGAGCGAGGCCAAAAGCCACCATGTCAGATAAGCTATCGTATTCTGCACCAAAAGCACTTTGCGTATTGGTCAAACGCGCCACTCGCCCATCTAATCCATCTGCAATCATTGCAATAAAAATAGCCGCACATGCGACACCAAAATGCTGCTGCATTGCAGCAACAATTGAATAGAAGCCCGCAAATAGGCCTGCCGTTGTAAATATATTGGGCAATAAATATACGCCACGCTTAGGTACTGCTTTTGTTTGTGTTTCTTCTGACATACCTGTTCTCCCACTAAATTTTTACTTGGTAAGTTAGAAAAGATAACGATCTTCTCAGCACCAAGCAAGCTATTATTTATTTTTCTATATCACAACTTATCCACAGGATATCCCCTTGCAGCTGTAGCAAAAACACATTATATTGTACTTAGTAATCAATTCAGCACTATATATTGTGCCTTAATCTGATATTACACCGAATGAAAAACTGTCGAGGAGAAACAAATGAATACTGAATGTGTCAATACTGCACAAACTTGGGCTAAAAACCAACAAGCTGCAGGAGCATCAGGCAGCGCCATTACTCTTCTACCAGGCACGCTGTATGTGATTCGTCGCGAAGGCCGTGTTCGCTCTGGTGAGGGACCTGTAACCCCGTATAATCAGGAAAAAATTTATATTGCGATCACTAAAGCCATTATTGCGGTTGAAGGTCAAGAAGCTAGCGGTTCTGCGCGCGTCCATCAAGTTGCTAGCGATACTGCTCAGCACATTACAGCACGCTTGATGTTGAACATTCATAGCAACAATATTATTCCAATTGAAGACATCCAAGACCAAGTGGAGCTTGCGTTAATGCGCGCCGGTGAACAAAAAATTGCGCGTGCATATGTCTTGTATCGTGAAGAACGCCGAAAAGCGCGCGAGCTTGTGAGCAGTAAAGCGAATAATCAACCGTCTTTACGCATTAAATTAGATGACGGAATGCTGGTTGCAATCGATATGAAACGACTTGAAAGCAGAATTGCAACAGCTTGTCAAAATCTGGATCATGTAGAAGCCAGTGCGATTCTACATGATGCTATTCGCAATATATTTGATGGCATCAGCGCTAGCGATCTTTCCAAAGCATTAATTATGTCTGCTAGAACCATGATTGAAAGAGAGCCGAATTATACGTATGTCACTGCTCGCCTGTTGTTAGATACATTGCGTGGCGAAGCATTAGCCTTTGTCAAAGTCGCAAAAGAAGCTTCTTACCAAGAAATGACAACACTCTATCCCGAATACTTTAAAGCGTTTATTCATAAAGGCATTTCATTAGAAATGTTAGATGAAAGACTAGCGAAGGATTTTGATTTAGAAAAACTGGGCCACGCATTAGACTCAAAGCGCGATTTGCAATTTACTTACTTAAGTTTACAAACTTTATACGATCGGTATTTTTTGCATAGTTATGATGTTCGCTACGAGCTGCCACAAGCATTTTATATGCGCGTAGCAATGGGGCTAGCACTCAATGAAACAAATAAAACAGATAAAGCCATAGAGTTTTATAATTTGATTTCTAGCTTTGATTATATGACCTCAACACCGACATTATTTAATGCTGGAACTCGACGCCCTCAACTTTCAAGTTGTTTCTTAACAACAGTCGCGGATGATCTTGATGGCATTTACAGTGCGATTAAAGATAACGCATTATTATCCAAATTCGCAGGTGGATTAGGCAATGACTGGACTCCGGTTCGTGCTATGGGTGCGCGCATCAAAGGCACTAATGGAAAGTCCCAAGGCGTTGTGCCTTTCTTAAATGTTGCAAACGCAACGGCGATCGCGGTTAATCAAGGCGGAAAACGTCAAGGTGCTGTTTGCGCTTATTTAGAAACTTGGCATATGGATATTGAAGAATTTCTTGAATTACGTAAAAACACTGGTGATGAACGTCGTCGTACGCATGACATGAATACTGCCAATTGGATTCCGGATCTTTTCATGAAACGTGTGATTGAAAAACAAGATTGGACTTTGTTTTCACCCGATGAAGCACCCGACCTGCATGATTTATATGGCGCAGCATTTGAAACTCGTTATACAGAATATGAACGTTTGGCTGAAGAAGGAAAAATAAAAAATTTCAAAAAAATGCCCGCGATCAATTTATGGAGAAAAATGTTAAGCATGTTGTTTGAAACAGGCCATCCTTGGATGACATTTAAAGATCCTTGTAACTTGCGCTCACCACAGCAACATTGTGGCGTCGTGCATAGCTCAAACCTTTGCACTGAAATCACTTTGAATACTTCTAAAGATGAAATTGCAGTGTGTAACTTAGGCAGTATCAATCTTGCTGCGCACATGGATGCTCAGGGCAATTTAAATAAAGAAAAATTACGTAGCACAGTTCAAACCGCAGTGCGTATGTTAGATAACGTTCTCGATGTCAATTTTTATTCTGTGCCACAAGCACGTAATGCCAACACTAAACATAGACCGATTGGTTTAGGGATTATGGGTTTCCAAGATGCGCTCTACATCAAAGGCTTGGCATATACCTCAGATGAAGCAATGACTTTCGCCGATCAATCCATGGAATTGGTAAGTTACTATGCGATCGAAGCTTCTGCTGATTTAGCGCAAGAACGCGGCTCTTATGAAAGCTTTAATGGTTCTTTATGGAGCCAAGGTATTCTGCCCATTGATTCAATAGAATTATTAGCCAAAGTACGCGGTGAATATTTAGAACAAAATCGTGATAAAACACTGGATTGGGATGCATTGCGCGCTCGTGTAAAAACCGGCATGCGTAATTCAAATACCATGGCAATTGCACCGACTGCAACAATCTCTAATATTTGTGGTGTATCACAATCGATTGAGCCTACGTATCAAAATCTTTATGTAAAATCGAATCTTTCTGGAGAGTTCACTGTTATCAACCCTTACTTAGTTGAAGAGTTAAGAAAGCTTGATCTTTGGGATGATGTCATGATCAATGACATGAAATATTATGATGGCAGCCTGACAAAGATCACCAGAATTCCACAAGCAATAAAAGACCGATTTGCAACTGCATTTGAAATTGATGCACGCTGGTTAGTGGAAGCAGCTTCACGACGTCAAAAATGGATTGATCAAGGGCAATCACTCAATCTTTATATGGCAGATCCGTCAGGCCCGAAATTAGATAGCCTGTATAAGTTTGCTTGGAAACGTGGACTAAAAACCACGTATTATTTAAGAAGCTTGGGTGCAACCAACACTGAAAAATCAACGGTAGAAAATGCATCGTTAAATGCCGTAAAAATTGAAGCGGCACCGAAGGCATGTTCGATTGCGGACCCTGAATGTGAAGCGTGTCAGTAATATTTTGATCACCCCTCACCCGCGCGGTAGCGCGACCTCTCCCGCAAGGGGAGAGGTGAATGATAAAAAGAAATCACTCTTCGTCTTTACCTCTCCCCCTGCGGGAGAGGTCGAGGTGTAATCACCTCGGGAGAGGGGTAAATAGAATAAACAGTTTAACTGGAGAGAAAAATGTCAGCTAACAATTTTGCCGAACAAACCATCAGCACGCGGGGAACTACCCCACACAACGGTTTAACCGGCCTTGAAGAATTAGAAATGGGTGCGCGCCGTATTCATGTCGATGAAAAACGCATTATTAATTGTCGCGCGGATTTAAATCAATTATTCCCTCTTAAATACGATTGGGCGTGGCAAAAATATTTAAATGCATGCGCTAATCATTGGATGCCACAAGAAATTAATATGGCTGCGGACATTGCGCTGTGGAAAGATCCAAACGGATTAAGCGCCGATGAACGTTTAGTATTTATGCGCGCCATTGGCTTCTTCTCTACTGCAGATTCTTTGGTGGCGAATAATCTTGTCTTGGCAGTTTATCGTCATATTACCAATCCAGAATGTCGTCAATATTTATTACGACAAGCATTTGAAGAAGCCTTACATACGCATAGTTACACCCACATTATTCAATCATTGGGCCTTGATGAAGGTGAAGTGTTTAATATGTATCGTGAAGTTCCTTCAATTCACGATAAAGCCGCTTGGTCCCTACCCTTCACACAAGGCCTTGCCGATCCTAATTTCAAAACAGGCACGCCTGAAACTGATCAACGCTTATTACGTGACTTGATTGCGTTCTATGTGATTTTTGAAGGTATTTTCTTTTATGTTGGCTTCGTGCAAATGCTGACGTTTGGACGCCGCAATAAAATGACGGGATCTTCCGAACAGATTCAATACATTATGCGTGATGAATCGATGCATCTTAACTTTGGCATTGATCTTATCAACCAAATCAAAATTGAAAATCCGCATCTGTGGACTCCCGCATTGCAAGAAGAATTGCGACACATGATTGATGAAGCGACTCAACTTGAACATCGTTATGCCGAAGAAACTATGCCACGCGGTATTTTAGGATTAAATGCCCCTATTTTTAAAGATTATATTCAATTTATTGCAAACCGTCGTTGTATTCAAATTGGATTGAAAGAGCTTTATCCTGGCGCAACGAATCCATTCCCGTGGATGAGCGAAATTATGGATTTAAAGAAAGAGAAAAATTTCTTTGAAACTCGTGTCACCGAGTATCAAACAGGCGGGACATTGAATTGGGATGAGAGTGAATAAGAAAATCAATGGGGTCAAAATCGATTGACTCGAACCCCATTCCATTGCTCACTGCTTTTAGCTCAGTTGTGGTGGCGAGGTACCACGCAAGTTTGTAGCTGGAGCCTGATAGAAAAAACTGCATGGCTTATCAGGATTTGCTTTCAATACGTTACCAGAATTTTCTACCTTGGCTGATTTGCCAGCGCCTTCAAATGTCCAGGTACCGCAAACATAAGATGGCTCATAGTAATCAACAGTTACCCAATCTTGCGGTTCAAAATCATCATACCTCACACTTCCACCGTTAGCAGAAATCGTGCGAGATGAAGCAGTGGCACCAGCCGGCTGTAAATCTCCTGTTTGTTTACACGTTAGGTCGGTTAAATTAATCACTTCTATAGACTGGCATTTAGCTGGCTCTGGTTGATTCGACTGGTCCACAATCGAATATTTGCATGTGCCCCAATCTATTTTAGGCTTCGATCCGTCTAAACCAATTGAGCCGCCGCCGTCGTATTTTGCATGCATACCCTCCTTATCAACAGTGATTGAAATGTACCAGGGATCATAGGGAAGCTCTGCAGTGCCAGTTACCCAATCGTGCAGTGTAATCTCGCTACTCTCCCCGGGCCCTATTTGATGAGGAGAAAAGCTACCGCCTTGAATGCCATAAAAATCAAGCGTTAATTGAGAATCATTTTTGAGCTGAACCCCAACAATACAAGAAGTTTCTAATATGGCGATAACGATCAA
It includes:
- the pssA gene encoding CDP-diacylglycerol--serine O-phosphatidyltransferase produces the protein MSEETQTKAVPKRGVYLLPNIFTTAGLFAGFYSIVAAMQQHFGVACAAIFIAMIADGLDGRVARLTNTQSAFGAEYDSLSDMVAFGLAPALLMYTWSLSSLGKVGWLCAFFYVACTALRLARFNTQLDQADKRFFVGLACPAAAAVLVGAAWFVLENTTFLGKSIAIPIAALTIVVGALEVSNIKYYSFKVLDFRHHVPFTVLVFAVLAVMLIALDPTQVLFYAFAAYLVLGPVIAWNSLRKDKHSEQIG
- a CDS encoding ribonucleoside-diphosphate reductase subunit alpha; the encoded protein is MNTECVNTAQTWAKNQQAAGASGSAITLLPGTLYVIRREGRVRSGEGPVTPYNQEKIYIAITKAIIAVEGQEASGSARVHQVASDTAQHITARLMLNIHSNNIIPIEDIQDQVELALMRAGEQKIARAYVLYREERRKARELVSSKANNQPSLRIKLDDGMLVAIDMKRLESRIATACQNLDHVEASAILHDAIRNIFDGISASDLSKALIMSARTMIEREPNYTYVTARLLLDTLRGEALAFVKVAKEASYQEMTTLYPEYFKAFIHKGISLEMLDERLAKDFDLEKLGHALDSKRDLQFTYLSLQTLYDRYFLHSYDVRYELPQAFYMRVAMGLALNETNKTDKAIEFYNLISSFDYMTSTPTLFNAGTRRPQLSSCFLTTVADDLDGIYSAIKDNALLSKFAGGLGNDWTPVRAMGARIKGTNGKSQGVVPFLNVANATAIAVNQGGKRQGAVCAYLETWHMDIEEFLELRKNTGDERRRTHDMNTANWIPDLFMKRVIEKQDWTLFSPDEAPDLHDLYGAAFETRYTEYERLAEEGKIKNFKKMPAINLWRKMLSMLFETGHPWMTFKDPCNLRSPQQHCGVVHSSNLCTEITLNTSKDEIAVCNLGSINLAAHMDAQGNLNKEKLRSTVQTAVRMLDNVLDVNFYSVPQARNANTKHRPIGLGIMGFQDALYIKGLAYTSDEAMTFADQSMELVSYYAIEASADLAQERGSYESFNGSLWSQGILPIDSIELLAKVRGEYLEQNRDKTLDWDALRARVKTGMRNSNTMAIAPTATISNICGVSQSIEPTYQNLYVKSNLSGEFTVINPYLVEELRKLDLWDDVMINDMKYYDGSLTKITRIPQAIKDRFATAFEIDARWLVEAASRRQKWIDQGQSLNLYMADPSGPKLDSLYKFAWKRGLKTTYYLRSLGATNTEKSTVENASLNAVKIEAAPKACSIADPECEACQ
- a CDS encoding ribonucleotide-diphosphate reductase subunit beta, with protein sequence MSANNFAEQTISTRGTTPHNGLTGLEELEMGARRIHVDEKRIINCRADLNQLFPLKYDWAWQKYLNACANHWMPQEINMAADIALWKDPNGLSADERLVFMRAIGFFSTADSLVANNLVLAVYRHITNPECRQYLLRQAFEEALHTHSYTHIIQSLGLDEGEVFNMYREVPSIHDKAAWSLPFTQGLADPNFKTGTPETDQRLLRDLIAFYVIFEGIFFYVGFVQMLTFGRRNKMTGSSEQIQYIMRDESMHLNFGIDLINQIKIENPHLWTPALQEELRHMIDEATQLEHRYAEETMPRGILGLNAPIFKDYIQFIANRRCIQIGLKELYPGATNPFPWMSEIMDLKKEKNFFETRVTEYQTGGTLNWDESE